The nucleotide sequence TGTGTGAGACACTTACTTTTAAAAGAGGTGGGGTTCCTCATCTCTTCTGGAAGATAGCTGGCAAAAACAAAACTACAACTTATAAGAATTTAGGTCTTCAATAATCAGTTTACCTTGATAAAAAAATTACGGTTATAAAGGTGGGGTAAATAAGAGCAAGCCCAAACACCCCATAAGTTTTGTTGCAACTTTTGGCTAAGTAAAATCAGATAACCATGGGCAAAATGCAAATGTAAAACTTAATCCAAACACCCCGTAATTGCTTTAACTTACGGATAGACCATCTTAAATACAGTTGGATCATCCAACACCTTCTCCAGTGCTTCAACCATCACACCATTACTTTTTGCATATGTCCCAAAATTAAATTAGCTTCTTACTTCAAGTATCACAATAATAATGCACAACTTCTATCACAATAATAATGCACAACTTCTGCTTCTACTTAAAAATGCACCAAATAAACACATATCAATGTTTTAGGCTCTTAATCTTTAAACATATTTCAATGATTACTTAAGAGTAAAAATAAACTATAACATTGATTAAAAAAAGTATGTATTACAATTCTAGTTACATAATCTAACAACGATTAACTTATTATGTAACATATGTGAATTACAAGATATACTTTATACTTTTAAAAATAATAGTTGGTAGTTTTAGAGTACATTGGAGATGTACCAACCTAAAAGTTACATAACATCATGTTGAAATACACATCAAAGACTCGAAGAGGTCCTTACCTGCTTCAATAAGTAAGGTAACTCCAAAGCTTTGTCTGGAATCTCGTTGGAGCCCTGTCTGCTGCTGCTGGCTGTCCTGGCCTAATAGAATATTATTAAGTTAATATTGTAATTATTGTATTGATTACGTTTCCACATATACGAGATCCTGATTGATCTCACTTGTATTACTTATACCGGTTATTGTGAATGGAGAAGGCAACCTTGATAACAATCTATTCTTACATGGTATCAAGAGTCTTTACCTAATTCGCTTCTCCCCCCACCTATCACCGCCGGCCCTACCTTTCTGCCGTTGCGTCTCCTCCCTTCTCCTTCACAGCCCACCCACGGACAACGTAACCCCTCCCTCGACTCCCAAACCTTCGGCCGACACCACCAAAATCCACCCCGCCTCCACTGTCACTAATATCAAAAACCTAATCCCCATCCTTCTTGACATGGAAACTGGCCAATACTCCTCGTGGTCAGAACTTTTCCGTATTCAATGTCGAGCATTCAAAGTTATCGATCACCTTAAACCTAAACTTGAGGCCTCCTCTTCAACATCCGAAAAACCTCCTGTTGATGAAGAGTGTGATAGACTTGATGCCATTGTTTTACAATGGATGTATAGTACTATCTCAAATGACCTCCTCAACACCATTATACGCCCCGAAAACACTGCCCATGATGCCTGGTCCACATTGGAAGGCCTGTTTCAGGACAATAAGAACGCGCGTGCGACCCATCTGATGCAGAAATTCACCACAACTCGTCTTGACGGCTTCCCTAACATGTCTGCGTATTGTCAGGCCATCAAGTCTCTCGCTGATCAACTAGCCAATGTCGGTGCACCTCTGGATAACAAACGCCTCGTCCTACACCTTCTCGCTGGTCTCACCGATCAGTACGAAGGCATCTCCACTATCTTGCAACAAAAAGATCCTACGCCGACATTCTATGAGGCCCGTTCTCAACTACGTTTGATTGAGAGTCAGAAAGACGAAAAAGCATTGTATGCCGCAACCGTTGCCAACCAGGCTCTTCACACTACCA is from Helianthus annuus cultivar XRQ/B chromosome 9, HanXRQr2.0-SUNRISE, whole genome shotgun sequence and encodes:
- the LOC110876982 gene encoding uncharacterized protein LOC110876982; the encoded protein is METGQYSSWSELFRIQCRAFKVIDHLKPKLEASSSTSEKPPVDEECDRLDAIVLQWMYSTISNDLLNTIIRPENTAHDAWSTLEGLFQDNKNARATHLMQKFTTTRLDGFPNMSAYCQAIKSLADQLANVGAPLDNKRLVLHLLAGLTDQYEGISTILQQKDPTPTFYEARSQLRLIESQKDEKALYAATVANQALHTTTDKLSPPSQPSQPSSQHAYPPDFNTAVSRGRGRSRGRGRGRSSGSRGCGHTYGSWTSPTTYTWTPNTPPHGFTGLLHHRVRNQPPTLFPTTTRVKAFSVHVPIRDIRRLTLQLTFNKFYTLCP